In Methanosarcina siciliae T4/M, one genomic interval encodes:
- the mmp10 gene encoding methyl coenzyme M reductase-arginine methyltransferase Mmp10 (Mmp10 (methanogenesis marker protein 10) is a cobalamin-requiring radical SAM methyltransferase that creates the methylarginine modification to methyl coenzyme M reductase.), which yields MEVVVDVGGNPGVDCKGFCKYCYFKKVKDVQPLGCKYCLPFKKGCDYCTRSVKESYSGFKSLQMVLEETANKLYFTTGEVKKFTVSGGGDLSCYPELKNLVTFLSQFNTPIHLGYTSGKGFNKPDDALFYIDNGVTEVSFTVFATDPALRAEYMKDPEPEASIQVLRDFCAHCEVYGAIVLLPGINDGEVLEKTLCDLENMGAKGAILMRFANFQENGLILNNSPIIPGITPHTVSEFTEIVRSYAAKHPSMRITGTPLEDPLIGSPFAIRNVPETLSKLPIVTKKATIITGQVAAPRLTEIFEALGGTVNVVPLKKDIGCLITIDDFKALDLSKVTETVFIPGRAFVHDMEVKEALERDGVNRIVRRGPEQLSVDGEMSIGMTRKEVLELEVENFTELIGQINSLGLPLE from the coding sequence ATGGAAGTAGTTGTCGATGTAGGCGGAAATCCCGGGGTAGACTGCAAAGGTTTTTGCAAATACTGCTACTTTAAGAAGGTCAAAGACGTTCAGCCCCTCGGCTGCAAGTATTGCCTCCCATTCAAAAAAGGGTGCGATTACTGTACTCGCAGTGTAAAAGAATCGTATTCAGGCTTCAAGTCCCTCCAGATGGTACTCGAAGAAACTGCAAACAAACTTTACTTCACAACCGGAGAGGTAAAAAAATTCACTGTCAGCGGAGGAGGAGACTTAAGCTGTTATCCCGAACTGAAGAATCTTGTTACTTTTCTCTCTCAATTCAACACCCCGATACACCTGGGGTATACCAGTGGAAAAGGCTTTAATAAGCCGGATGATGCTCTTTTCTACATAGACAACGGAGTTACGGAAGTTAGTTTCACAGTCTTTGCGACAGACCCGGCTTTGAGAGCCGAATATATGAAAGATCCCGAGCCCGAAGCTTCCATCCAGGTTCTCAGGGACTTCTGTGCCCACTGCGAAGTCTACGGGGCAATAGTGCTCCTTCCAGGAATAAATGATGGAGAAGTCCTCGAAAAGACCCTCTGTGACCTTGAAAATATGGGGGCAAAGGGAGCTATCCTTATGAGGTTTGCAAACTTTCAGGAAAACGGTTTGATTCTCAATAACTCCCCTATCATTCCGGGAATAACTCCACATACGGTATCCGAATTCACCGAAATCGTACGCAGTTACGCAGCAAAACATCCTTCCATGAGAATCACAGGAACGCCACTGGAAGACCCGTTAATTGGCTCACCTTTTGCAATCCGTAATGTACCGGAAACCCTTTCAAAACTTCCCATAGTAACCAAAAAAGCAACTATCATCACCGGTCAGGTAGCAGCCCCCAGGCTTACGGAAATATTTGAAGCCCTTGGAGGAACTGTAAACGTGGTTCCGCTGAAAAAAGACATTGGCTGTCTTATTACAATTGACGATTTCAAGGCTCTGGACCTCTCCAAGGTAACTGAAACGGTCTTTATTCCGGGAAGAGCTTTCGTTCATGATATGGAAGTCAAAGAAGCCCTTGAAAGAGACGGAGTGAACAGGATCGTACGTAGAGGGCCTGAGCAGCTTTCCGTTGACGGGGAAATGTCCATAGGCATGACAAGGAAAGAGGTTCTGGAACTGGAAGTAGAAAACTTCACGGAGCTTATCGGTCAGATTAACTCTCTGGGACTGCCTCTTGAGTAA